A DNA window from Setaria viridis chromosome 2, Setaria_viridis_v4.0, whole genome shotgun sequence contains the following coding sequences:
- the LOC117845174 gene encoding large ribosomal subunit protein eL38z/eL38y, which translates to MPKQIHEIKDFLLTARRKDARSVRIKRAKGAVKFKVRCSRYLYTLCVHDADKANKLKQSLPPGLSVQEI; encoded by the exons ATG CCGAAGCAGATCCACGAGATCAAGGACTTCCTGCTGACGGCGCGGCGGAAGGACGCGCGGTCGGTGCGGATCAAGCGGGCCAAGGGCGCCGTCAAGTTCAAGGTGCGCTGCTCCAGGTACCTCTACACCCTCTGCGTCCACGACGCCGACAAGGCCAACAAGCTCAAGCAGTCGCTCCCGCCAG